From Triticum aestivum cultivar Chinese Spring chromosome 4A, IWGSC CS RefSeq v2.1, whole genome shotgun sequence, a single genomic window includes:
- the LOC123083690 gene encoding uncharacterized protein, giving the protein MNPNACLICKSPEHISARCPQAFCERCGKLGHLASVCVEFLPWDCIAPMCAFSAKGQGFYYIHDSCTARQMKERETSVVITIVEGHTSTKDMEFDLSQYIATGWRCTARAIGPGVFIVRFPNRRDVSKACYTGRMTLKSTGTVVKIDPWTSALGAKGVMEKAWIKVSNVPLKKMNERNLAFVSSLVGVPLEIDGATLHPPEYVRMKIGCMNVDEIPPVAEAVLGDHFFNFYYELDQVMVRDPDHGKTTVTVPPESGNHTFKKMKIQTSNRKNEVGSSSNAAGTVIGSQCKGQEKQQGSPEDEGSDEYLDNTLLIDILAMEHDEAKRKKGKNDLSFGKQAFCENESGVFEGKGLSKYIVQSPGSSMDNENEVIPTPPLVMEENLCFSLRNAQTNVMRIDEKAAGVAKKRNLECNNSTSNTFDVLSDPELILRAVKMGVDIPDTDFASIDILRELEKSRVNALNNNNENVQDDNKSNNLFLINAKGDKTPLCMEWADEGNPESDTNDFTLVRSRNKKLGDLW; this is encoded by the exons ATGAACCCTAATGCCTGTCTGATTTGCAAGTCACCTGAGCATATTTCTGCTAGATGCCCGCAAGCCTTTTGTGAGAGATGCGGTAAATTAGGCCACCTTGCTTCTGTCTGTGTTGAGTTTCTTCCTTGGGATTGCATTGCACCGATGTGTGCCTTCTCTGCCAAGGGGCAAGGGTTCTATTACATACATGATTCGTGTACTGCTAGGCAGATGAAAGAGCGTGAAACTAGTGTGGTGATCACTATTGTGGAGGGGCACACTTCTACTAAGGATATGGAATTTGACCTGTCTCAGTACATTGCTACTGGTTGGAGATGTACTGCTAGAGCTATTGGACCTGGAGTTTTTATTGTTAGATTTCCTAATCGTCGGGATGTTTCCAAAGCTTGCTATACTGGTAGAATGACCTTGAAATCAACGGGTACTGTGGTGAAAATTGATCCCTGGACCTCGGCTCTTGGAGCCAAAGGGGTTATGGAGAAAGCCTGGATTAAAGTCAGCAATGTCCCCTTGAAGAAAATGAATGAAAGAAACTTGGCATTTGTCTCCTCTTTGGTTGGTGTCCCCTTGGAAATCGATGGGGCTACGCTTCATCCTCCTGAATATGTGCGTATGAAAATTGGTTGCATGAATGTGGATGAAATCCCACCTGTCGCTGAGGCAGTGCTGGGAGATCACTTCTTTAATTTTTACTATGAGCTGGATCAGGTGATGGTCAGGGACCCAGATCATGGAAAAACTACTGTGACTGTTCCTCCTGAGTCTGGAAATCATACATTTAAGAAGATGAAAATACAAACTTCCAATAGAAAAAATGAGGTGGGATCTTCCTCCAATGCGGCTGGTACAGTCATTGGCTCTCAGTGTAAGGGCCAGGAAAAACAACAAGGCTCTCCTGAAGATGAGGGCTCGGACGAGTATCTTGATAACACCCTCCTGATCGACATTCTGGCTATGGAACACGACGaggcaaaaagaaagaaaggaaaaaatgATCTATCCTTTGGCAAACAGGCTTTTTGTGAAAAT GAGAGTGGCGTCTTTGAGGGGAAGGGGCTGAGCAAATATATTGTCCAGTCCCCTGGTTCGTCGATGGACAACGAGAATGAGGTGATTCCCACCCCTCCCCTTGTTATGGAAGAGAATCTATGCTTCAGTTTGCGCAACGCCCAGACTAACGTGATGCGAATTGATGAAAAGGCAGCAGGGGTGGCCAAGAAGCGCAATCTGGAATGTAATAATAGCACTAGTAATACCTTTGATGTTCTCTCTGATCCAGAATTAATTTTACGGGCTGTTAAAATGGGCGTTGATATTCCTGACACAGACTTTGCGAGTATAGACATCCTTCGTGAACTGGAAAAATCTCGAGTTAATGCTTTGAACAATAATAATGAAAATGTCCAGGATGATAACAAGAGCAACAATCTTTTCTTAATCAATGCCAAAGGGGATAAAACTCCTTTATGTATGGAATGGGCGGACGAGGGGAATCCTGAGTCTGATACAAATGATTTTACCTTGGTGAGATCCAGGAACAAAAAGTTAGGAGACTTGTGGTGA
- the LOC123081572 gene encoding uncharacterized protein: MAGCCVFLRRPSTASAYRLGYHSLDGDQEAAGPPPPPATVTVVVGKERRVFAVDQLVLDTYPFRVLLETAARKEERRGKALFVDVDAILFEHILWLAGCHDRSAVSLLQPDLQDIIDFYSQDA, from the coding sequence ATGGCCGGCTGCTGCGTCTTCCTCCGGCGGCCGTCGACCGCGTCCGCCTACCGCCTCGGGTACCACTCCCTCGACGGCGACCAGGAGGCCGCCGGCCCGCCCCCGCCCCCGGCGACGGTGACGGTGGTGGTCGGGAAGGAGCGGCGGGTGTTCGCGGTGGACCAGCTGGTGCTCGACACCTACCCGTTCCGGGTGCTCCTGGAGACGGCGGCCAGGAAGGAGGAGCGCAGGGGTAAGGCCCTCTTCGTGGACGTGGACGCCATCCTCTTCGAGCACATCCTCTGGCTCGCCGGCTGCCACGACCGCTCCGCCGTCTCCCTTCTCCAGCCCGACCTCCAGGACATCATCGACTTCTACTCCCAGGACGCCTGA